The segment TATACAAAATAGATCATACTATTTTTTCATTCATGTAAAGTATACATATATATTTAGGCCAACATCAAGTAGCTGATAACAAGTGATACAAAGCTCAGTCATTCAATCAATAAACATATATCAATTGTAAGAAAATCAGTGTATCCGCAAGTTATCGACAAAACATCCAGCATAAGGAGATCTAAAAGAATATGAAAAAAACAGCATATTTAGCATTAATTGCACTCTTTATACTCACACTTTTCATATCAGGATGTGTCGACCAGAAAACTACAGATCATCAGGAAAAAAATATTACTCCCTGGAACAGTCTCAAAGATTCGCCTCTGAAATTATTAGGGCTTAATGATAGGTTTGGATTCCACCATGACAATAACAATTTGTCTCCCAAAAACGAAACTGATCCTCTGAGAAAGAACCCGGAAATCTTTATAGAGGACATGATCACCAGATCAGAAATTACAGCTATTCAAATTGAAGATGAAATTAATAGACTGGAAGCAAATGGCAAAGACGTTGAAAAGCTTAGAGGTCTCCTTGGAAGTTATGATCAAGCCATCAAAAGAGCAAGAGAGAACCAAAGACTGGCATATGAGACGGAGCCGGTAACGCAAGTCAATAAGAGGTACTACCTTACTCAGTCTTTGCAGGAATTAAATGAAGCAAACAGGATATTAAAAGAAATATTTGAAGAAGTGAAGCTCATAAACCCTGGTTCTGTAACACTTGACCTGACAGAGAATATTTCTGCTAATGGAAACGGTACAGCGACCCTTGACGGTAACCTTACTATTGGCTTATACGCTGAAGAGGCAATGGTAGCTATATCCGATTTCAAAGGTGACATGGAAATAGATATCGATGCTGATCACGAAAGTTCAGCTGTCCTTCACGAAGAAAAAAATGTGTCCCTGTATAGAAAATATAATGGATATGCAGACATATCCGGTTCCAACCTGGCTGTTATGATAAAAGGAAGTAATATATCATTCAATGCAACCGGTCAGGGAGAAGTTATAATGTCTGGAAATGGTACATACACCATTAGCAAGATGGATGGCCAGACTGAACAGGGTCAATGGATGACCACTTTAGATAAAATATAATTGCAACAGCTGTTAACATGAAAACCAGACATTCAATATTGTTCCTTTTTATCCTGATCATTATGCTACCAACAGGAATGGCAGCTGCAAACAGCTCAGCTATCGTTCATGGAGCAACATATGAGTGGAACACATTTGAACCGCTGGAGAATACGATAATACAGGTCAATTCAACCCCTCCGCAATCCTTTGTAGCAAAATACGGAACATATTCATTTGACCTTAATCCTGGTAGCTACACAATCACAGCTAGATATTACCAGAATGATACCCTTATCTATCTCGCAGAAGAGGATATTGTCATTACAGATGGTGGTAGCTACGTCATTGATCTCCTGCTTTACCCTGCATACTCTGAAGGGCTGATAACTGAAGAAGACCTTGCTGAAATTGCTCCGGTTAAGGAAAGCTTAATTGCTTCCGAAAAAAACAATCAATCATCTATCAGCACTTATTCGATCGTGGCCATAGTGATTGCATTAGCAATGATCGGTGCATATTCCTTTATGCATAAGAAAAAAGGAACTGATCACGTCACATATCAACTGGAAGTAGTTGCTGAACCGGAAGAAGAAAAAGAAGAGTTCCCATCTGACCTTCAGGAAGTACTCGATATAATAATAGCGAATGGAGGAAGGATAACTCAAAAAGACCTTCGAAGCAAGATCAAATACTCCGAAGGAAAAGTAAGCCTTATGTTGTCGGAACTTGAGGCAAAAGGTTATGTGGAGAAGTTCAGAAAGGGACGTGGAAACGTCATCATACTAAAAGATAGAAAATAAAATCAGCAACTTATTTTAGTTCTTATTCTTGTTCTTATTCCTATTTTTATTCTTATTCTACAACTTGATTTTTTGTCCATTCCTGACGTTCTGATTTCATTGATCAGGAATATATAATTTGAATTTTACAGACTGATTTTAGCTAAACCCACAAGCTCATACCTTATTTTTAATA is part of the Methanococcoides orientis genome and harbors:
- a CDS encoding helix-turn-helix transcriptional regulator, translated to MKTRHSILFLFILIIMLPTGMAAANSSAIVHGATYEWNTFEPLENTIIQVNSTPPQSFVAKYGTYSFDLNPGSYTITARYYQNDTLIYLAEEDIVITDGGSYVIDLLLYPAYSEGLITEEDLAEIAPVKESLIASEKNNQSSISTYSIVAIVIALAMIGAYSFMHKKKGTDHVTYQLEVVAEPEEEKEEFPSDLQEVLDIIIANGGRITQKDLRSKIKYSEGKVSLMLSELEAKGYVEKFRKGRGNVIILKDRK